From the genome of Rhizobium oryzihabitans:
TCCACCGGCACATCAAAATCGGGCTCTCCGCGCCCGCCATAACCGTGGCCGACGACGAGGCCGCGACGCACCTGCCCCTCACGCGGCAGAAGCATCCATCCGCCGATGCGGAAGCCACCAGTCGAGGTGTAGGTAATATCGAGAACATGCCAGCGGGGATGGCTGAGCCTGCTCTTGCGCAGCACCGGCCGCGGATCCGTGGCGAGTGCGCGGCGATAGCGCTTCTTCCAGAAATCATCGAAGCCGGGCGGCGCTTCAGGCGGGGTAATCGCCAGCAGCTGCTCGCGCTGCATGCCATAGGTCGGGTCGAAATCGAAAGGATGGGTTGTCGGAACGCTCATGCGATGCTTGTTTCGTGAAAAACCGGCGGACACAAGCTTCTTGATATCCAAATAACGGTTTTTTACGGCCCTTGCGCCGCCAAGAGTGTTGAACCACCTTTTCAAAGCGGTTCAACCCTGCCCTTTACAATCCGATTTCATGCGCGAAAGGCGGGTTCGCGCCTGCTCGCGACACGGTGACCGCAGCAGCCTTTGCGCCAAGCGCCAAAGCCTTTCTGATCTGCTCTTCCGTCAGCGAAGCGACCTGCGCCTTCGTCAGAAGCCCCTGCATTTTCAGCGAAGCGAGAATGCCGGCGTCGAAGGTGTCGCCAGCACCCACCGTATCGACCACTTCCACCCGCTCGGAAGCCACTTCCACCTTGAAATTGGCGGAATAACCAACGGCACCCTTGGCTCCACGGGTGACGACGACGAGTTTTGCGCCATGATGCAACCAGTGGCGTGCGAGCGTCTCCTCGTCGCCTTCCACTCCAAACCATTCAAGGTCTTCATCGGAGAATTTTACGATGTCAGACTTCGCCGCCATACGCAGGATGCGGGCCATATGCGCCTGCTTGTCCTTGATGAAACCGGGGCGGATATTCGGATCGAGCGAAATGACGCGGCTTTGATGCTCGCGCATCAGCAGCGCCTCATAGGTACTGCCGCAGGGTTCCGGAATGAGGCTGATGGCGCCGAAATGCAACGCTTCGCAATCCGCACCCAGTGCCGGAAGCTCGGCCTCGGTGATCATCCGGCCGGCGGTGTTCTCGTCATAAAAGGCGTAGGTCGCGTGGCCATCGATGAGCTTGACGAAAGCGATGGTGGTCGGCCGCGAAAGCGTTGCGCAATAGCTGAAGTCGACATTGCTCGCGCGCAGGGTTTCCCGCAGGATATCGCCCATCATGTCGTCGGAAAGACCCGTGAAGAATGCGGACGGGACGCCGAGACGGCCGAGTGCAATTGCCGTGTTGAAGACCGCTCCACCTGCATAGGGGGCAAAACCCGCCTCACCCAGCGTCGTCTGCCGGGGCAGCATGTCGATCAGGGCTTCACCACAACACAGGATCATTACGGTCCTCCTCAAACAGCAAATCAAATGGACTTAAATCGATTTAGACGAAGATCGATCGGAAGGCCAGCCACAAAGCCGGGCTGGCCACATCCGAAATCAGGATTGCGGCAATTCGCTGACACCGCCGTGTTTCGCCGACCATGGCAACGGGTTATCGAGGAAGGCCTCTACGCCAGATAGCGTCTTTTCATCGAACAGTTTTTCAGCGCGGGCGACAGCCAGAACATCGCGCCAGGTGGTGAGGTAATGCAGCTTGACATTGCCGTTGGCGAAGCGCGCTTCAGCCTCTTCGAAGATGCCGTAATAAAACAGTGCGATGCCGTGATCGACGATACCGCCCGCCGCGCGGATGGCGTCGATAAAGGTAAACATCGAGCCGCCGGCCGTCGTCAGATCCTCGATGACGAGAACGCGCGCGCCTTCCGGCATGTGACCTTCGATCTGGGCGTTGCGGCCATGGCCCTTCGGCTTCTTGCGGCAATAGATCATCGGCAGGCCAAGGCGCTCGGCGAGGAAAGCGGCGAAAGGAATGCCAGCTGTTTCCCCCCCTGCCACACAGTCGAATTTCTCGAAGCCGGCCTCGCGCATCACCGCCGCTGCGGCAAAATCCATCGCAGCGGAGCGAATGCGCGGGAAGGAGATGAGCTTGCGCATGTCGATGTAAACAGGGCTCTTCATGCCGGACGCGAAGGTGTAGGGGCTTTCGGAATTGAAATGGACCGCCTTGATTTCCCACAACATCTTCGCAACCAGCTCTGCAACAACGGCGCGGTCAGTGAATGTGAAATGGTTCATAGGCGTTCTCCTTTTTCGGCCTTGGTTTATCGCTCCGAAAACCGGGGCCGGTTTTCGGAAAGCACAACATCTCGGTTCAGCATTGCAGGCATCCGCAGGCGGCACCGTAATTTATGGGCGGATGCCTGTGGATCATAACAAAACCGCCGGCATTGCCGGCGGTCAAAAAAATCAGCTCACGTCCCAATGAAGCGGGAACATCGGATCAAATACGGTCACCGGCCCGGCGCCCGTCTCGATCTTCTCGGGAAACGACACCGGCTCCTCGCGCTTCACCAGCGTGATCGTCTCCTCGTTCGGCGCCAGCCCGTACCAGGCGGGACCGTTGAGGGAAGCGAAGGCTTCCAGTCTGTCGAGGGCGTTTTCCTGCTCGAAGACATGGGCAAGACAGCTCATGGTATTGATCGAGGTATAGATGCCGGCGCAGCCGCAGGCGCATTCCTTCAGCGGATCCACATGCGGAGCGGAATCCGTGCCGAGGAAGAAGCGCGCATCGCCCGAAGTCGCGGCAGCCCGCAGCGCCAGCCGGTGTTCTTCGCGCTTGGCGACGGGCAGGCAGTAATAATGCGGCTTGATACCGCCGACCAGAATGGCGTTGCGGTTGATGATGAGATGATGGGTGGTGATGGAACCGGCCAGATTGGCCTTGGACGACCTGATGTAGTCGACGCCATCGCGGGTGGTGATGTGCTCCATCGTCACCTTGAGCTCAGGCAGACGCTGGCGCAGAGGCTCCAGAACCGTATCGATGAATGCCTTCTCGCGGTCGAAAATGTCAACCTCTGGCGTCGTCACCTCGCCATGCACGCACAGCGGCAGGCCGATCTTCGCCATGCGTTCCAGCACCGGCATGGCCTTGTTGAAATCGCGCACACCGCCGTGGGAATTGGTCGTCGCACCCGCCGGGTAAAGCTTGACGGCGGTGATGAGACCGCTTTTTTTGCCCTCTTCCACGTCGTCGGCCTGCGTGTCCTCGGTCAGATAAAGCGTCATCAGCGGTTCGAAGCGATCGCCCGCCGGAATGGCCTTGACGATGCGGTCGCGATAGGCGCGGGCATCGGCCGTGGTGACGACGGGCGGCACGAGGTTCGGCATGATGATGGCGCGGGCGAAATGGCGGCTCGTATCCCCGATCACGCCTTCCAGCATTGCCCCATCACGCAGGTGCAGGTGCCAGTCATCAGGGCGGCGCAGGGTGAGCGACTTCATCGGGATACCTCGGAGCATGATGGAATTGCGCCCGCTTAGCATCTTTCGTCGCGGGAAAACAGCCGCCAGAGGTCATCGGGCGGCTGTAAATGTCATTTTTTTAAAGCCTGCCTCAGATGTTGCCGGCTTCCGGCCCCCAGACATCGGTCATGGCGAAGCCATCAGCCAAGGGGTCGAAGGGATCGAGACCCACCTGGTGCAGGCCGAAGGTGAAACCACGCCCGGCAATGGTGGGAATGACGGCCGGACGGCCCGCGACTTCCGTTACGGCGGAAAGGCCGACATCGAATTCCGAACCGATAATCGAACGAGACTTGTACTCGTCTCCCACCTTTACCTTGCCGCGCGCGTAAAGCGTTGCAAGATTGGCGGAATTACCGGTGCCGCAGGGCGAACGATCCGCCCGGCCCGGCCACATGGTCGTGCAGGTGCGGATGGAGCCATCCGCATCCACATCGCGGAACATCACATAGGCCACACCGGAAATGGCAGGGATTTCCGGATGAACGACGGTCATTTCGCGGTTGACGAGATCTTTCAAAATCATACCGGCCGCAACCAGCTTCGCCGCATTGGCCTTGTCGATGGTCAAGCCAATCTGACGCACATCGACCAGCGCGTAAAAGATTCCGCCATAGGAAATGTCCATCGTCACCTTGCCCCATTCGGGCGTGTCGATAGTCACATCCAGCTCATGCACGAAGGACGGCACCATGGTCAGTTTGACCTTTTCGCAACGCCCGTCGCGGCAGGTGGCAGTGGCTTTCACCAGACCGGCGGCCGTCTCCAGGATGATGACGGTTTCCGGCTCCTGCATCTCCACCATGCCGCTTTCCAGAAGCGCTGTCGTGGCGCAGATGGAATTGGAACCGGAGCTCGCATGCGCCTGATCAGGCTGGAGAATGACGAAAGCGGCATGCGCATCCGGATGCTTCGGCGGCAAGAGAAGATTGACCGACCCCATGGGTGTGCCACGCGGCTCCAGCGTCAGGAAGCGGCGCAAGGCCTCGCCTTTCGGATCGGTGTTCATCCAGTGAAGCTGCTCTGCGACGGTATTGCCGGGAATTTTCGGCGCGCCACCGGTAACAACACGGCCGATTTCGCCTTCGCAATGGACATCGAGAAGCTGCAGGGTGCGTTTCCAACGCATGGGATATTACTCCGGAAGTTGAGCTGTTAACCGGACCATACAGATAAAAATACAAGTTGTATACAAATCTGAGGAGATGAGATGGCGAAAACCCTAAGCGTTTTTCGCAATCCCGTTCTTAGTCACGATCTAACGGTGACGGCATTCCGCCCGGTTGCGATTGGCGGCGGCTTCGCAATTCACTCGCGATGACTGAAGCGCCTGATCATCCACCACGGAACCGGCCGTATCTCCCACCGACCCGACGGTGTTTTCAACGGAGCGGCCGAGCCTTTCCACCTGCCTGCCGTAATTCTCACGCGTGCGCGGATCGAACACCGCAATCGGTGCGCTGACCACGACACTCGCGGCCGTTCCAACCGTTTGCGCAGCGCCGATGCTAACGGCACCCAGCGCCTCGCCCAGACCGACATCGGAATCCGTCACCGTCTGCCCGGCGATGAGGCGGTCGCCGATCAGGCGCACAACCTCCGGGCTTTCGGCAAATTTGCCATGGTTCAACCGGTCGCCGGATTGCAGCTTGGTCAAATCCAGAACGGTAATCCCGGCTTTTTCAAGCTGGCTGCGATAGGGCTCGACCGATGGGTCGATCTGGCCCAGCCGGTCGACATTGCCGGAGATGCGCCGCGACAGGCTGAGTGCGCGGTCATCCTGCGAAACGAACAGAGTGAATTTCGGCGGCGTCTTGCCAAGGCTTGTAAATTGCCGGCTGAACACGTCCACATCGAGATCCGGTGCGGCCAGAATGACATTGCTGATCTTCGGATCGACCCGACCGTTGCGGATTGCCATCTGGCGCAGCGCTTCCACCGCAAGCCATGTGCCCATCGAGTGCGCCATGACGGTGACTTCGCTGATGGACCTGTCCTTCGCAAGCCGGGTCAGCATTTCCTCAAGCGCATCGCGCGAGTAATTGGTGCTTTCCTTGTCGTAATTATAGTCGAAAATGCTCGCCCGCGATGGCCAGGTGAAGACGACCGGGACGACATCCGTGCCGGAATCATGGACGATCTGGGCAAAACGATAGACGGATTCTTCGTAACGATTATTGAAACCGTGCACGAAAACCAGCACCCGCCGGTCCTTCTGGATGTGTTTGCTGATCCAGCTTCTTGTTTCGGCTTCGGAGCGAATTGGCTCCACCGCCACCGTGGTGAAATCCTTCAGCGGGTTGGGCGGCAGCTTTTTGGGCCATTGCACCTGTCCGACCTTGCGGTTTGCATTGGGCGGAATGGAGATGGTGACGGCATCGACCTTCAGGCCCGTTCCGCGCTCGCCGCCGAAAAGCACGGCGGCGTTTTCCGATGGAGCGCGCGTCGTGGCAACCAGCAGATTGACAGGCGTTGTTCCCGCCACGGTCTGCCCGGTCGGCGTCATGACCCCGATGGGACGCCCGCCGCACCCGGCAAGCAGGGCGACAATGGCGATTACGGCCACGAAGCGGATGGGCATCACGTCACTCTCCTACAACCCAGAGGCAGCCCGATAACAGCCGGGGGAGACGTTTTTCTACCGAAGGCGGAACCGCTGCGCCAGCAACCATCGCGTAATCATTGCCAGTTTCCGCCCCGGTGTGTCCAAACGGACCCAATCCGCCCTCTCACGGTAAACAGACAAGCATCGCGATGGAAATGCACGGGCCTTATCGCTGCGGCAGCATTGTGCCCTTCTCACGAAGGGCATTGTGCCATGACAGCGCCTCTTCGATGAGGTGCGGCGTATGACCGCCGCGTGCTACCGCACGCTGGTAATAATCCGTCAGCGCATCGCGATAATGCGGATGCACGCAATTGGCGATGATGACAGCCGCGCGTTCGCGTGGAGCGAGACCGCGCAGATCAGCCAGCCCGATTTCCGTGACGAGAATATCCACATCGTGCTCTGTATGGTCGACATGGCTGACCATGGGCACGACGCTGGAAATGGCGCCGCCCTTGGCGATCGACTTGGTGACGAAGATGGACATATAGGCGTTGCGGGCAAAATCGCCCGAACCGCCGATGCCGTTCATCATATGCGTGCCGCCGACATGGGTGGAATTGACGTTTCCGTAAATATCGAATTCCAGCGCCGTATTGATGCCGATGATACCGAGGCGGCGGATGACTTCCGGATGGTTGCTGACCTCCTGCGGACGCAGGATCAGCCTGCTCTTGTAGTCCGCCAGTCGCGGCATGACCCGTTCATTCATGGCGGAGGAGAGCGTGATCGACGAACCGGAGGCGAAAACCAGCTTGCCTGCGTCAAAAAGCTCGAAGGTCGAGTCCTGCAGGACCTCGGAATACATTTTGAGATCGTGAAACGGCGTATCGATGAAACCATGCATCACGGCATTGGCGATGGTGCCAATGCCGGCCTGGAGCGGCTGGAGTTCATGGGTCATGCGGCCATGACGCACCTCGTTCAGCAGGAATTCGGTGAGATGACCGGCAATGGCCTTGGTCTCGTCATCCGGCGGCAGCACCGTTGAAAAACTGTCGCTCTTATCACTCAGGACGATGGCGGCGATTTTTTCCGGCGGCACCGGAATGAACGGCAGGCCAACACGGCTATCGGTTGCCACCACCGGAATGGGCATGCGGGTCGGGCGTTTGGCGGGAATGAAAATGTCGTGCAATCCCTCCAGCACCTCGGGCTGCGACAGGTTGATCTCGACGATGACCTTGTCGGCCAGAATGGCGAAGCTTGCCGAATTGCCGACGGATGTCGTGGGCACGATGCCGCCATCCGCCGTAATCGCCACCGCTTCGACGATCGCGATATCCACCCCGTGGATCTGGCCGCCGCGCAATTGCTCGACCGTTTCGGAAAGATGCTGGTCGATGAACATCACCCTGCCGTCATTGATCGCCTTGCGCAAAGCCGGATCGGACTGGAACGGCATGCGGCGGGCCAGCATACCGGCCTCGACCATGGTCTTGTCGAGATCGTTGCCGAGGGAAGCGCCGGTCATCAGGGTGATTTTCATGGGGTTCGTCTTGGCGCGTTCGGCCAGCGCCAGCGGCACCGCCTTTGCTTCGCCGGCCCGCGTAAAACCGCTCATGCCCACCGTCATGCCATCCTGAATGAGACTGGCGGCCTCTTCGGCGCTGACGATCCTGTTCAAGAGGGATGCGTTGCGGATACGCTTTTCAAGCATGCACTTCTCCATGATCTGAACTCACGATGGCACGTCACCAGACTTGCCACCTCTCCAGTGACTATGGCGCGTACTTTCAACGATGAAACTGACATAGATCAAGGGTGCGACAGGGACTATGGCCTTGACGCATCAAATCCTGCTCAACAGACCGCAAGTGGCGCATCGGCGCGACAGGCTGCGGGATATTTACAGCATTCACAGCATTCTGGACGAACGATGCCTGCCAAGCATCGCCGCCGGCAACAGGTGATGAGGCGCGCGGACCGCCTCATCACATCGGGAGAACTGTCTCGGCTATTGCCTGGGTTCAGGGGCCTTCACAGACGAGGGCCTGACCGAGCACGAACTGCCCTACCTCGGCATCATAGGCACGCAAGCCAAAAGCACCTAGATTGATGACCCGATAACAGGGGTTGCCGCCCGTCCACAGCGGTTCGAGAGCGTCAACATCGGTGATGAACCGATGCGAACAGGCCTGACCGGAACTATAGGCAATGCCTTCCGCGCTGGTACC
Proteins encoded in this window:
- a CDS encoding carbohydrate kinase family protein — its product is MILCCGEALIDMLPRQTTLGEAGFAPYAGGAVFNTAIALGRLGVPSAFFTGLSDDMMGDILRETLRASNVDFSYCATLSRPTTIAFVKLIDGHATYAFYDENTAGRMITEAELPALGADCEALHFGAISLIPEPCGSTYEALLMREHQSRVISLDPNIRPGFIKDKQAHMARILRMAAKSDIVKFSDEDLEWFGVEGDEETLARHWLHHGAKLVVVTRGAKGAVGYSANFKVEVASERVEVVDTVGAGDTFDAGILASLKMQGLLTKAQVASLTEEQIRKALALGAKAAAVTVSRAGANPPFAHEIGL
- a CDS encoding orotate phosphoribosyltransferase, with product MNHFTFTDRAVVAELVAKMLWEIKAVHFNSESPYTFASGMKSPVYIDMRKLISFPRIRSAAMDFAAAAVMREAGFEKFDCVAGGETAGIPFAAFLAERLGLPMIYCRKKPKGHGRNAQIEGHMPEGARVLVIEDLTTAGGSMFTFIDAIRAAGGIVDHGIALFYYGIFEEAEARFANGNVKLHYLTTWRDVLAVARAEKLFDEKTLSGVEAFLDNPLPWSAKHGGVSELPQS
- the pyrC gene encoding dihydroorotase, with protein sequence MKSLTLRRPDDWHLHLRDGAMLEGVIGDTSRHFARAIIMPNLVPPVVTTADARAYRDRIVKAIPAGDRFEPLMTLYLTEDTQADDVEEGKKSGLITAVKLYPAGATTNSHGGVRDFNKAMPVLERMAKIGLPLCVHGEVTTPEVDIFDREKAFIDTVLEPLRQRLPELKVTMEHITTRDGVDYIRSSKANLAGSITTHHLIINRNAILVGGIKPHYYCLPVAKREEHRLALRAAATSGDARFFLGTDSAPHVDPLKECACGCAGIYTSINTMSCLAHVFEQENALDRLEAFASLNGPAWYGLAPNEETITLVKREEPVSFPEKIETGAGPVTVFDPMFPLHWDVS
- a CDS encoding 4-hydroxyproline epimerase, which produces MRWKRTLQLLDVHCEGEIGRVVTGGAPKIPGNTVAEQLHWMNTDPKGEALRRFLTLEPRGTPMGSVNLLLPPKHPDAHAAFVILQPDQAHASSGSNSICATTALLESGMVEMQEPETVIILETAAGLVKATATCRDGRCEKVKLTMVPSFVHELDVTIDTPEWGKVTMDISYGGIFYALVDVRQIGLTIDKANAAKLVAAGMILKDLVNREMTVVHPEIPAISGVAYVMFRDVDADGSIRTCTTMWPGRADRSPCGTGNSANLATLYARGKVKVGDEYKSRSIIGSEFDVGLSAVTEVAGRPAVIPTIAGRGFTFGLHQVGLDPFDPLADGFAMTDVWGPEAGNI
- a CDS encoding alpha/beta hydrolase, which translates into the protein MPIRFVAVIAIVALLAGCGGRPIGVMTPTGQTVAGTTPVNLLVATTRAPSENAAVLFGGERGTGLKVDAVTISIPPNANRKVGQVQWPKKLPPNPLKDFTTVAVEPIRSEAETRSWISKHIQKDRRVLVFVHGFNNRYEESVYRFAQIVHDSGTDVVPVVFTWPSRASIFDYNYDKESTNYSRDALEEMLTRLAKDRSISEVTVMAHSMGTWLAVEALRQMAIRNGRVDPKISNVILAAPDLDVDVFSRQFTSLGKTPPKFTLFVSQDDRALSLSRRISGNVDRLGQIDPSVEPYRSQLEKAGITVLDLTKLQSGDRLNHGKFAESPEVVRLIGDRLIAGQTVTDSDVGLGEALGAVSIGAAQTVGTAASVVVSAPIAVFDPRTRENYGRQVERLGRSVENTVGSVGDTAGSVVDDQALQSSRVNCEAAANRNRAECRHR
- a CDS encoding acetyl-CoA hydrolase/transferase family protein, coding for MLEKRIRNASLLNRIVSAEEAASLIQDGMTVGMSGFTRAGEAKAVPLALAERAKTNPMKITLMTGASLGNDLDKTMVEAGMLARRMPFQSDPALRKAINDGRVMFIDQHLSETVEQLRGGQIHGVDIAIVEAVAITADGGIVPTTSVGNSASFAILADKVIVEINLSQPEVLEGLHDIFIPAKRPTRMPIPVVATDSRVGLPFIPVPPEKIAAIVLSDKSDSFSTVLPPDDETKAIAGHLTEFLLNEVRHGRMTHELQPLQAGIGTIANAVMHGFIDTPFHDLKMYSEVLQDSTFELFDAGKLVFASGSSITLSSAMNERVMPRLADYKSRLILRPQEVSNHPEVIRRLGIIGINTALEFDIYGNVNSTHVGGTHMMNGIGGSGDFARNAYMSIFVTKSIAKGGAISSVVPMVSHVDHTEHDVDILVTEIGLADLRGLAPRERAAVIIANCVHPHYRDALTDYYQRAVARGGHTPHLIEEALSWHNALREKGTMLPQR